Genomic DNA from Carettochelys insculpta isolate YL-2023 chromosome 15, ASM3395843v1, whole genome shotgun sequence:
aatGGAAACGGACAGAGCCCCAGGCTGTGCCAGGTCAGGATGACCCCTGAGGCCTGGACTGGGCAGGGAGATGGAAGGCCTGGTACTGAGCTGTCGTTCTTACACGGAGCACAGGGCAGCATGTGGCCAGTTGCTTTGCTTGTGCTTGGCTCAGGCCTGGGCAACATCTCTTCCAGCTACCTGGGAGCCTGGCATTGCCTCGGGGACCCTGCATCAGCCACTTGGCTGCTCTGATTCATTCCTTGTTCTCCTGCAGCTGGATTTGTGCATGAGGCAGGTCCTGGTGCTGGGCCTGGATGGAGCTGGGAAGAGCAGTGTTCTGCACTATATCTCCAGTGAGGCACCCAAGGACCGCACAGCCCCCACCCAGGGCTTCAACTCAGTCCAAGTGTGTGCTGAAGGCTTCCAGATCGACCTGCTGGAGTGTAAGTCTGTCCCTGGGCTCccttggcagggcagagctgacagCCTGGAAACTAGCCCCCAGAACTGGCCCACCCAGAGAATCCCAGTACTCAGAGCCAGGCCGCCTGGGAATGGTCTGCCCCAGGCTTATCTTGCTCCCTGTCTGCTAGAGCACTTGTGTCAGAGCTTCTCTGTGTGGCTGGGGATGCCGAGGTCCCTGTGCACTGCTTCTGCTGCAGGAGGGTCTTCTCTTCCCATTCCACAAAGCACCAACCCTCTGACCACTTTCCAGGCTCAGCCTGGGGTGTTGGGCTctggcactgcagccccagcagcgtgCCCTGTCAGGCgagggcttgggtggccagccaggagagattcaggtgctgcccagttgattagcagagcatccacagctggcagcctgtgttccaTAGGTGGTGCAgacctgcacatgccttggtaaaTATAACCTATACCACTCACGGAAGGATAAAGCGTGAGGGATGCTGatccccaggcctggctcctgggctgagcAGCTGACTTCTGGCTCTGTGTGTCTCAGTGGGTGGCAGCCAGAACCTGCGATTCTACTGGAACCAGTACCTGAGGCACAGCCATGTGCTGGTGTTCGTGGTGGACTCTGCAGATGGGCCGCGCCTCCCCACAGCTCGACAGGAGCTGCACTGTCTGCTGGCTGAGGATCTTCAGTTGCCCTTGATCATCCTGGCCAATAAACAGGTCAGCATCTCATCCCTCTGGCAGCTTGTTAaggccctggctggccccaggcaggcacTGGCAGCAAAGGATTTTCAGAGCTCCAAGGCAGAGCTGCTTGGGCACAAAGGGGGACCCccgtgcagcaggagctggaagggaccttgagaggtcatccggtccagttccctgccttcacagcagggcctatcaccaccaccaccaccatcagtaaccgtgggctccgtgcctgttggtgtctgatgcctctctcactatgtccatctttccctatccagtgcagagtgggttagtttctgtagactagctctgcaccaatctactacatcatctatgcgttctctggggggtctgcctctcctattcgaaccatccattatgctgaataccagggccttgatttttcattcgttgttcattctgcaaatatgtccaaatagttgtagcttctgtttcataaccttctgcagcaggttctctttcggctgtatcttcctatataatttctcattggtgaccttctgcatccattctattctcagaatccTTCTAtaaacaactcctttcgaatgccaatgttcttttcaaatctttccttatcacccacgtctcacatccgtacaaccaGCTGCTGAATACgtgttttcaagacgcccagctttgttcttaacctaatcactttgcttttccagatcttacccatcgccttcaaactcgctcttgcttttgctgttcccttcttacagtctaggtcatacgttacgttgctccccagatatgtgagcttctctacattttctagttcaataccatccacactgatcttccttatcTCCCAATACCTTTGTTTTTatggatgttcataatcagtccctaccgcttcccttcttggtttaacacctgcaccgttttcactagcttctcatcttcctcaatgacaacTGTATCGTCCGCGAACCTCAagctaattcttttcccatgcacagataccccttctgcctcctccttgatCTTggccatcgctctctccagatgtgcgatgaagatacttggcgataatggatctccttgtctcgtacctctacttgttttaaaccaacttcccaactccccacatgttctcaccgctgcctccgcattatcactgatatctttcaacaactgtatcagtctgctctccgctccgtatgactccaacactgcccaagtcactttctgatctgtactgtcaagtGTCTTTTGAGacatcgacgaagcaagtgtatatgtttttgttagGTTCCCCCCCGCCCGATCCCTAAATGCCGCCCTcgaggcttgagctcacaactctaggttagcaggctagtgctcgaaccactgagctatccctcccttcagcTGGTGGGCTCTGAAGCTACGGCAGAGTGCAGCCTGACTCTTTCTAGAGATGCCCTTCCCACCACCAACGGGAATGAGCGCCAGCCCCTCCATTTGTGTGGGGCCCCGTCCAGCCCCAGTGGAGCCACgtggccagctctcagccctggaggaaggggagcagggtggCTTGGCAGGAGGGTGACACCCTTCACACCCAGCTGGTCCTGGTTTCTCCTAGGACAAGAGCGGTGCCCTGAGCGTGGTGGAGCTGCACCAGGAGCTGGCCCTGGACACACTGAATAGCCAGAGGGAATTCTTCTTGCTGCCCACAAGTGCCACCCAGGCCGCGCTGGCCACTGCCACCAGCATCCGGCACGTGAAGAGCCTGCTGCTAGAACTGCTGGCCCGGCTCTGAAGCCTTCTCTACGCCCTAGGGCTGACCAGGTTGGACAGATCCTGCCGCTCCCGAGGCACCAGCCTGGGGACTGAAGCTGCATGCTGCGATCTCCTCTCAGAGAGGCTGGGCAGACGCACCCCCTTGGGGCACAGGCAACTGGCCTGTCTGGgaccccggcgagagggaagaaCAGTCTTtgtccctgctgctctggggtgagagcagcccctgtgctgccagcactGGCTGAGGCGGCACAGTCTCGCTCAGCATAGTGGAGCGGGGGTGCCGGGGGGTCCCTTTGGACAGCTTTTCTCCCAGGCCTCACAGGgactcttcccttcccctgaaaCAGCTTTGCAGGCAGGTGCCATCCATGGCTGTGGAAGGGGGAAGCTCCTGGAGTAATGGATGGCCCAGACCATCctgcctgcagggggcagctgccagaCCGAGGCACTGGGGCCAGTCACGCAGCTGCCGGCTGAGAAAAGCAGTTGCAGCTCCTCTGGGCCTGTGCTGGGCCCAccggctgcagctgcagcaggaatgtgagcagccccagggccgaggGCTGCAATGTTCCTGAGCAGCCCCAGGTGCCAGTcctggggaggggcttgggctcgGTGGAGAGGTGCCTTGCTGGCAGGCGAGGGAGGCACCTGCTTGTCTGCCTGACTCCCGCTGGCTAAGGGAGTAAcggcagctggggtgtggaatCAGCTGCTCCTGCCAGATCCAGCggagggagaaggggacagaggcagtgcctggagcagtTTAGATGCTCCTCAGGGAGTGAGGCCCCTGAGCTCTGCCACCCACCTCCCTGCATGGCAGAAGTAGTGGGGGAGGCCCCAAGgagccacagcccccccagcactgctgcagtgccACCCTAATGCAGtcaggccctgtgctgccaccaccGAATGaccagggtggggcagagctgggggggcaggagcggctCTCTGCTGCCCAGGGGATGGTGCTCAGCCTTTCGCAGGGAGTCTGTACCCACCAGACACActtgggaggagggcagggagctctCCAGGGCCGGTGGTGCTCAGCCCAAGGCACCAGCGTTCCCCGTGCTGGTATTAAAACAGGGACTTTGTGACCGAGCACTGCAAGTTATTAAAACTGAGGCGactgtggctggagctgatgaCACTTGGTCAGTCATTCTGCTGTGAACATGATGTCCATAAGCCAGTTCCCCAGCCCATTATGGCTGTAAGCGGAACAACGAATTCACACGACTACAACTGATGGCTAAGTTGGCGCCTGGTCCACTCGGGCCTGCGTATCCCTGGGAGATGAGGGGGAGGGCATCCAGGCAGGGGGATGTAAAGCACAGGGAAAGGCAGTAGCCCCAGGCTACCCCCGCACCCAGAACTGCTGTCCCAGAacggccagcagcccagccct
This window encodes:
- the ARL10 gene encoding ADP-ribosylation factor-like protein 10 isoform X1, encoding MGPAAALGHLSLALGAAVAALGSLLFIAWRTYCSDGARWEPLLAAGQELDLCMRQVLVLGLDGAGKSSVLHYISSEAPKDRTAPTQGFNSVQVCAEGFQIDLLELGGSQNLRFYWNQYLRHSHVLVFVVDSADGPRLPTARQELHCLLAEDLQLPLIILANKQDKSGALSVVELHQELALDTLNSQREFFLLPTSATQAALATATSIRHVKSLLLELLARL
- the ARL10 gene encoding ADP-ribosylation factor-like protein 10 isoform X2, whose translation is MRQVLVLGLDGAGKSSVLHYISSEAPKDRTAPTQGFNSVQVCAEGFQIDLLELGGSQNLRFYWNQYLRHSHVLVFVVDSADGPRLPTARQELHCLLAEDLQLPLIILANKQDKSGALSVVELHQELALDTLNSQREFFLLPTSATQAALATATSIRHVKSLLLELLARL